The Lactuca sativa cultivar Salinas chromosome 2, Lsat_Salinas_v11, whole genome shotgun sequence genome includes a window with the following:
- the LOC111878958 gene encoding UPF0047 protein C4A8.02c — protein sequence MQSSVSFSSATAAAPFGGVKRSAKSSFPVKALYTSTPRTFGDPSVMAAPKWAQKTITLPPQKRGCHLITPKILKEIGEDLSGFKCGLANLFLQHTSASLTINENYDSDVRADTETFLNRVVPEGRSAPWKHTIEGPDDMPAHIKSSMFGCALTIPITDGQLNMGTWQGIWLCEHRDAPTARKVVITLNGI from the exons ATGCAATCGTCCGTGTCATTCTCGTCAGCAACAGCCGCAGCTCCATTCGGTGGGGTCAAAAGGTCGGCGAAATCTTCGTTTCCGGTGAAAGCTCTCTATACTTCGACGCCGAGAACCTTCGGCGATCCTTCGGTCATGGCGGCTCCGAAATGGGCTCAGAAGACAATAACCCTCCCTCCTCAGAAACGTGGTTGTCATCTTATAACTCCCAAG ATCTTGAAGGAAATTGGAGAAGATTTGTCTGGATTTAAATGTGGTCTTGCAAATCTCTTTT TGCAGCACACGAGTGCATCATTGACCATCAATGAAAACTACGACTCAGATGTCAGGGCTGACACGGAAACTTTTCTCAACAGAGTTGTCCCAGAG GGAAGATCTGCACCATGGAAACATACCATTGAAG GTCCAGATGATATGCCAGCACACATTAAGTCATCAATGTTTGGGTGTGCTCTCAC GATACCAATTACAGATGGACAGCTTAACATGGGAACTTGGCAG GGGATATGGCTGTGTGAGCATCGTGATGCACCTACTGCACGGAAAGTTGTCATCACCCTAAATGGAATTTAA